One genomic segment of Streptomyces liangshanensis includes these proteins:
- a CDS encoding CGNR zinc finger domain-containing protein has protein sequence MTVQESVGKSAADLVLGFVNTRATGNGDPELMGDAEGFRRWIEGAGLGSEDDLRVTDADAAVARELREALVALLLSHVGVEECAGGVAEAESHMRRTAALHPLMAVVTETGCELTPSQQGVPGVFGSIVAGVAQATAAGLWPRMKMCRNLPCHVSFLDKTRNSSGLYCSAACSSQVSMRSYRQRQKTGQAAH, from the coding sequence GTGACGGTGCAGGAGAGTGTGGGCAAGTCCGCGGCGGACCTGGTGCTGGGTTTCGTCAACACCCGCGCCACCGGGAACGGCGATCCGGAGCTGATGGGGGACGCGGAGGGCTTCCGGCGGTGGATCGAAGGGGCCGGCCTGGGGAGCGAGGACGACCTCAGAGTCACCGACGCGGACGCGGCGGTCGCCAGGGAGTTGCGTGAGGCACTGGTGGCCCTGCTGCTCTCGCACGTGGGAGTCGAGGAATGCGCGGGAGGGGTGGCCGAGGCCGAGAGCCACATGCGACGCACCGCCGCACTCCACCCGCTGATGGCGGTCGTCACCGAGACCGGATGCGAACTGACACCGTCCCAGCAGGGAGTCCCCGGCGTCTTCGGATCCATCGTCGCGGGCGTCGCCCAGGCGACAGCGGCCGGATTGTGGCCGCGCATGAAGATGTGCCGCAACCTGCCGTGCCATGTGAGCTTCCTGGACAAGACCCGCAACTCCTCGGGGCTGTACTGCAGCGCCGCGTGCAGCAGCCAGGTCTCCATGCGCTCTTACCGTCAGCGCCAGAAGACCGGACAAGCGGCCCACTGA
- a CDS encoding type 1 glutamine amidotransferase domain-containing protein has product MTSVLLVVSSADVWTLKDGSKHPTGFWASEFIDPHLVFGEAGYDITIATPGGIAPTVDEFSLAPEMNNNDRSAIDKQRAYLAALGTELTRPVRLEDVDADDYDAVYVSGGHGPMEDLAVNEKIGAIFTTLLARQDKVVAAVCHGVGALLPATNEDGTWPFAGRRITGLTDEEETALGFGDKAPWLLESRLRSAGADFSGGAPFGPHVVVDGNLVTGQNPASARPSAEAVVTALSGVTAK; this is encoded by the coding sequence ATGACTTCAGTCCTCCTGGTCGTATCGAGCGCCGACGTCTGGACCCTGAAGGACGGCAGCAAGCACCCGACGGGGTTCTGGGCGAGCGAGTTCATCGACCCTCACCTCGTGTTCGGCGAGGCCGGCTACGACATCACCATCGCCACCCCCGGTGGCATCGCGCCGACGGTGGACGAGTTCAGCCTGGCGCCGGAGATGAACAACAACGACCGGTCCGCCATCGACAAGCAGCGCGCCTACCTGGCCGCCCTGGGCACCGAACTGACCCGGCCCGTACGGCTCGAGGACGTCGACGCCGACGACTACGACGCCGTCTACGTCTCCGGCGGCCACGGCCCGATGGAGGACCTGGCCGTGAACGAGAAGATCGGCGCGATCTTCACCACCCTGCTCGCGAGGCAGGACAAGGTCGTCGCGGCGGTCTGCCACGGAGTGGGCGCGCTCCTCCCCGCCACGAACGAGGACGGCACCTGGCCCTTCGCCGGGCGGCGGATCACCGGCCTCACCGACGAGGAGGAAACCGCGCTCGGGTTCGGCGACAAGGCGCCCTGGCTCCTGGAAAGCCGCCTGCGTTCCGCCGGCGCGGACTTCTCCGGCGGGGCGCCCTTCGGTCCGCACGTCGTCGTCGACGGCAACCTGGTCACCGGGCAGAACCCGGCCTCCGCACGGCCCTCGGCCGAGGCCGTCGTCACGGCGCTCTCCGGCGTCACGGCGAAGTAG
- a CDS encoding SDR family NAD(P)-dependent oxidoreductase — MSKVWFVTGSSRGLGRALVEAALRAGDQVVATARKPAQLDDLVVRYGERILPLELDVTDDDQVREAVQGGVKAFGRLDVVVNNAGYGDVASVEDVTPEDFRAQIDANFYGVVHVTKAVLPVLREQGSGHVFQVSSLGGRIGTPGLAAYQSAKWAVGGFSTVLAQEVAPLGIKITVLEPGGMRTDWAGSSMTVPPVSDPYRPTVGAFAEMIRNPDPEGAAAMAARAADPARVAEIVRDLAGREDAPLRLLLGRDAARYAQAAAEELAGADKAWRTLSESASDPVSA; from the coding sequence ATGTCCAAGGTCTGGTTCGTCACCGGAAGCTCCCGCGGCCTGGGCCGCGCCCTCGTCGAAGCCGCGCTGCGGGCCGGCGACCAGGTCGTCGCCACGGCCCGCAAGCCCGCCCAACTCGATGATCTTGTCGTCCGGTACGGAGAGCGCATCCTGCCGCTCGAACTCGACGTCACCGACGACGACCAGGTGCGGGAAGCCGTCCAGGGAGGCGTCAAGGCCTTCGGCCGCCTGGACGTCGTGGTCAACAACGCCGGGTACGGGGACGTCGCCTCCGTCGAGGACGTCACCCCCGAGGACTTCCGCGCCCAGATCGACGCCAACTTCTACGGTGTTGTCCACGTGACCAAGGCGGTCCTGCCCGTCCTGCGCGAGCAGGGGTCGGGGCACGTCTTCCAGGTGTCCTCGCTGGGCGGGCGGATCGGCACGCCCGGCCTGGCCGCCTACCAGAGCGCGAAGTGGGCCGTGGGCGGGTTCTCCACCGTGTTGGCCCAGGAGGTCGCCCCGCTGGGCATCAAGATCACCGTCCTCGAACCGGGCGGCATGCGCACCGACTGGGCCGGCTCGTCCATGACCGTCCCGCCGGTCAGCGACCCGTACCGGCCCACCGTCGGAGCCTTCGCCGAGATGATCCGCAACCCCGACCCCGAGGGCGCCGCCGCCATGGCCGCGCGGGCGGCCGACCCCGCCAGAGTCGCGGAGATCGTACGTGACCTCGCCGGACGCGAGGACGCCCCGCTGCGCCTTCTGCTCGGCCGGGACGCCGCGCGGTACGCGCAGGCGGCCGCGGAGGAATTGGCGGGCGCCGACAAGGCATGGCGCACGCTCTCGGAGTCCGCCTCCGACCCCGTGTCCGCCTGA
- a CDS encoding alpha/beta hydrolase — protein sequence MTLFSRLVARPLARVVQAAPHPAVPAAVTFPEIPGRTRTLTIPTAQGDAEATVYYPPQDPDATPPVHVNFHGGGFVIGHYDMDDAMCRYLAAIAPAVVVNVDYLLAPQHPFPAPAEQAYEVVRWVAAHGTDHGWDGGRLGVGGQSAGGNLAAAAARQAWENGGPRIGLQVLNYAPFDLEDPKKRAKAAKPVVRPALVPILQGAYLPKVADRTDPLVSPLYGTNADHLDGIAPALIITCELDLLRDEGIRYAAKLRASNALLEHREFEGLDHAFNLLTEETARTREMYDLIARYIAKIPAP from the coding sequence ATGACCCTGTTCTCCCGCCTCGTCGCCCGCCCGCTGGCGCGCGTCGTGCAAGCCGCTCCGCACCCCGCGGTGCCGGCCGCGGTGACCTTCCCGGAGATCCCCGGCCGTACCAGGACCCTCACCATCCCCACCGCCCAGGGTGACGCCGAGGCCACCGTCTACTACCCACCCCAGGACCCGGACGCCACGCCCCCGGTCCACGTCAACTTCCACGGTGGCGGCTTCGTCATAGGCCACTACGACATGGACGACGCGATGTGCCGCTACCTCGCGGCCATCGCCCCCGCCGTCGTCGTCAACGTCGACTACCTTCTCGCCCCGCAACACCCCTTCCCCGCCCCGGCCGAGCAGGCGTACGAGGTCGTGCGATGGGTCGCCGCGCACGGAACCGACCACGGCTGGGACGGCGGCCGGCTCGGCGTCGGCGGCCAGAGCGCCGGCGGGAACCTGGCCGCCGCGGCGGCCCGCCAGGCATGGGAGAACGGCGGCCCCCGCATCGGCCTCCAGGTCCTCAACTACGCCCCGTTCGACCTGGAGGACCCCAAGAAGCGGGCCAAGGCCGCCAAGCCGGTCGTACGGCCGGCCCTCGTCCCGATCCTCCAGGGCGCCTACCTGCCCAAGGTGGCCGACCGTACCGACCCGCTCGTATCCCCCCTGTACGGCACCAACGCCGACCACCTCGACGGCATCGCCCCCGCCCTCATCATCACCTGCGAACTCGACCTGCTGCGCGACGAGGGCATCCGCTACGCCGCCAAGCTGCGCGCCTCGAACGCGCTGCTGGAACACCGCGAGTTCGAGGGCCTCGACCACGCCTTCAACCTGCTGACCGAGGAAACAGCCCGTACCCGCGAGATGTACGACCTCATCGCGCGGTACATCGCCAAGATCCCGGCGCCCTGA
- a CDS encoding TetR/AcrR family transcriptional regulator, with protein MTTFQRARSEDQRELRRQTILDTTAAMLDEVSVNTVTLNELSRRVGLAKSNVLRYFESREAILLELLDRAWKQWNADLPGLLDAALDAAAPPARRGEQLAAALTRTLADRRILCDLLSAQAGVLEHNVSPEVAARYKGAALANVGALAALARVHLPELGGYAEQLTGQMIMAIGAVWTHARPSAAMLAAYEDHPSLAAHRMDFAHSLQENLTTLVAGALARAGA; from the coding sequence ATGACGACCTTCCAGCGCGCACGCAGCGAGGACCAGCGCGAACTACGCCGGCAGACGATCCTCGACACCACCGCCGCCATGCTCGACGAGGTGTCCGTGAACACGGTCACCCTCAACGAGCTGAGCCGCCGCGTCGGACTGGCCAAGTCGAACGTGCTGCGCTACTTCGAGTCCCGCGAGGCGATCCTGCTGGAACTCCTCGACCGGGCCTGGAAGCAGTGGAACGCCGATCTGCCGGGCCTGCTGGACGCCGCTCTCGACGCCGCCGCACCCCCGGCCCGCCGGGGCGAGCAGCTCGCGGCCGCCCTCACCCGTACCCTCGCCGATCGGCGGATCCTGTGCGACCTGCTCAGCGCCCAGGCCGGCGTCCTGGAGCACAACGTCTCGCCTGAGGTCGCCGCCCGCTACAAGGGGGCCGCGCTCGCCAACGTCGGCGCCCTTGCCGCGCTGGCCCGCGTCCACCTGCCCGAACTGGGCGGGTACGCCGAGCAGTTGACCGGCCAGATGATCATGGCGATCGGGGCGGTGTGGACCCACGCCCGCCCCTCGGCCGCGATGCTCGCCGCCTATGAGGACCACCCGTCCCTGGCCGCGCACCGGATGGACTTCGCCCACTCCCTCCAGGAGAACCTGACGACCCTCGTCGCCGGGGCGCTCGCCCGCGCTGGAGCCTGA
- a CDS encoding helix-turn-helix transcriptional regulator, which yields MPREKTRTTVMLDGMTSAPVSSRFVGRGDALSALAAALRRSDQGVPQKVLISGEAGVGKTRLVEEFAETARIQGAWVAVGECIEIEAGGLPLQAFTTLLRSLLSRSTEEVAPFLEGFEEELSGILPEWGRSSLITDPGEGQGRLFALMGQLLERLAAERTVIVVLEDLHWADASTRSMLTYLFRTLRQGRLLLVATYRSDDLHRRHPLRPFLAESDRLRSVVRIDVPRFTRDEVREQVREIISADPEPSEIDRIFARSDGNAFFVEELVRAFDVNSRADLSDSLRGLLLARILSLPENVQKVVGTVAEGGAHVEYDLLRRVSPLPEYDLIEALRVAVDAQILWPTRDGDGYRFRHSLVREAADQELLPGERARLNRLYAEAVSADPSLVPAEERTARLATYWYVARDAKNALVVTLEAAVEARRRYAYAEQSQLLERAMELREIVPPDALPTRDHPGHPDYPDQLDLMADAAVSTRLSGDRQRALSIAKQGTSTAEARADTQRAAWFWIQRSELVQELGMGTGRQELDQAHELVRRSPPSVFHAEVLVAVAAWGARHEPGPESLADAQHAVEFARQAKAEHTELHARVIRAWLTASAGGFDESIEDLYRVRRTAQELDSVSALGRVSITLPSTLEAAGRSAEAVAAGEEGIRTCRARGLTNTEAWVRCNLSQSLASLGQWEPSRRAAEEAARIANSRKARALVALRLTQIALMRGEVKESKRQLALARGLFGTDDPQPQFLITPAEVAIRIAALEGRLADARAEFARIVSVGFPAGTEQYALPLLCAMADVEAKARGASGPDADPERESVLATIRRQSALVRPLAPVWHAYHLLLKAQVRRAEGTANAEDWAEVAGAFAGRDRPYEQALARTQWAAALLTARADRAAAAEQLTEAYRAARLLGARLLMDELLALASRSRISLDAGTADAEPDDAAAQNSAASTATPDADATASFGLTAREIEVLRLLAEGNSNRRIGEELFISPKTASVHVSHILDKLGLSSRGEAAALAHRLGLAAAEEAG from the coding sequence ATGCCCCGGGAAAAGACTCGGACGACCGTTATGCTGGACGGCATGACAAGCGCGCCCGTCAGTTCCAGGTTCGTAGGACGAGGGGACGCTCTCTCCGCCCTTGCGGCCGCACTGCGTCGCAGCGACCAAGGCGTCCCCCAGAAGGTGTTGATCAGCGGGGAGGCGGGCGTGGGAAAGACCCGGCTCGTCGAGGAATTCGCCGAGACGGCTCGCATTCAAGGGGCATGGGTGGCCGTCGGTGAATGCATCGAGATCGAGGCGGGCGGACTTCCGCTCCAGGCATTCACCACGCTCCTGCGGTCGTTGCTGAGCCGGTCCACCGAAGAAGTGGCCCCCTTCCTCGAAGGATTCGAGGAAGAGCTGTCCGGCATCCTGCCGGAGTGGGGGAGAAGCAGCCTGATCACCGATCCGGGCGAGGGGCAGGGCCGACTCTTCGCCCTCATGGGGCAGTTGCTGGAACGGCTGGCCGCGGAGCGCACGGTCATCGTCGTGCTGGAGGACCTGCACTGGGCCGACGCGTCCACCAGGTCCATGCTGACCTACCTCTTCCGGACCCTGCGTCAGGGGCGCCTTCTGCTGGTCGCGACCTACCGTTCCGACGACCTGCACCGGCGGCACCCGCTGCGCCCCTTCCTCGCGGAATCGGACCGGCTGCGCAGCGTCGTGCGCATTGATGTGCCGAGATTCACCCGGGACGAGGTGAGGGAGCAGGTGAGGGAGATTATCTCCGCCGATCCGGAACCTTCCGAAATCGACCGGATCTTCGCGCGTTCCGACGGGAACGCCTTCTTCGTCGAAGAACTCGTACGGGCCTTCGACGTCAACTCCCGGGCTGATCTGAGCGACTCACTGCGCGGTCTCCTGCTGGCAAGGATCCTGTCGCTTCCGGAGAACGTACAGAAAGTTGTCGGGACCGTTGCGGAAGGGGGTGCCCATGTCGAATACGACCTGCTCCGCAGGGTGTCACCGCTGCCGGAATACGATCTGATCGAGGCGCTCCGAGTCGCGGTGGACGCACAGATCCTGTGGCCGACCCGCGACGGTGACGGCTATCGGTTCCGCCACTCGCTGGTGCGGGAAGCCGCGGATCAGGAGCTACTGCCGGGAGAGCGTGCCCGGTTGAACCGGCTCTACGCCGAGGCCGTCTCGGCGGACCCGTCGTTGGTGCCGGCCGAGGAGCGGACCGCGCGTCTCGCCACCTACTGGTACGTCGCCCGCGACGCGAAGAACGCTCTCGTGGTGACGTTGGAGGCGGCGGTCGAAGCGCGCCGGCGATACGCGTACGCCGAGCAGTCCCAGTTGCTGGAACGCGCGATGGAACTCCGGGAGATCGTTCCTCCGGATGCCCTCCCGACACGCGACCACCCCGGCCACCCCGACTACCCGGACCAGCTCGACCTGATGGCCGACGCAGCGGTCTCCACGCGCCTGTCCGGGGATCGGCAACGGGCCCTCAGCATCGCGAAGCAAGGCACATCCACGGCGGAGGCCCGGGCCGACACCCAGCGAGCGGCGTGGTTCTGGATCCAGCGCTCGGAGCTGGTCCAGGAACTCGGAATGGGCACCGGACGGCAAGAGCTCGATCAGGCACACGAGTTGGTACGCCGCTCGCCGCCCTCCGTCTTTCACGCCGAAGTCCTGGTGGCCGTCGCCGCCTGGGGCGCGCGCCACGAGCCGGGCCCGGAGAGCCTGGCCGACGCCCAGCACGCGGTGGAGTTCGCCCGTCAGGCGAAAGCGGAACACACCGAACTGCACGCACGGGTGATCCGCGCCTGGCTCACCGCCTCGGCCGGTGGGTTCGACGAGAGCATCGAGGATCTGTACCGAGTGCGCCGGACGGCCCAGGAACTCGACTCGGTCAGTGCGCTGGGCCGGGTGAGCATCACCCTGCCGTCGACACTGGAAGCGGCCGGCCGTTCGGCGGAGGCCGTCGCCGCGGGGGAGGAGGGCATCCGTACCTGCCGCGCACGAGGTCTCACCAACACCGAGGCGTGGGTGCGATGCAACCTCTCGCAGTCCCTGGCTTCCCTGGGGCAGTGGGAGCCGTCCCGACGCGCCGCGGAAGAAGCGGCGAGAATCGCCAACTCCCGCAAGGCGCGCGCCCTCGTCGCCCTCCGTCTGACGCAGATCGCGCTGATGCGCGGCGAGGTGAAGGAGTCCAAGCGCCAACTGGCCCTCGCCCGCGGGCTGTTCGGTACGGACGATCCTCAACCCCAGTTCCTCATCACCCCGGCCGAGGTGGCGATTCGCATCGCCGCGCTGGAGGGCCGACTCGCCGACGCACGAGCGGAGTTTGCCCGTATCGTCTCCGTCGGCTTCCCCGCGGGGACCGAGCAGTACGCCCTACCGCTGCTGTGCGCCATGGCCGACGTGGAGGCGAAAGCCCGAGGAGCGTCCGGCCCCGACGCGGACCCCGAACGCGAGAGCGTCCTCGCCACCATCCGTCGGCAATCCGCGCTGGTACGGCCTTTGGCGCCGGTCTGGCATGCGTATCACCTCCTGCTGAAGGCCCAGGTGCGGCGAGCGGAGGGAACGGCGAACGCCGAGGACTGGGCAGAGGTAGCCGGTGCCTTCGCCGGACGGGACCGGCCCTACGAACAGGCCCTCGCGAGGACCCAGTGGGCGGCCGCCCTCCTCACCGCGCGAGCCGACCGCGCCGCGGCGGCCGAACAGCTCACCGAGGCCTACCGGGCGGCGAGGCTCCTCGGGGCCCGCCTCCTGATGGACGAGCTCCTCGCCCTCGCGTCGCGCTCGCGCATCAGCCTCGATGCCGGAACGGCCGATGCCGAACCGGACGATGCCGCCGCCCAGAACAGCGCCGCCTCCACCGCCACGCCGGACGCCGACGCGACGGCATCGTTCGGGCTGACCGCGCGCGAGATCGAGGTGCTGCGACTCCTCGCCGAGGGGAACAGCAACCGCCGGATCGGGGAGGAGCTCTTCATCTCCCCGAAGACGGCGAGCGTGCACGTCTCCCACATTCTGGACAAGCTGGGATTGTCCAGCCGCGGCGAGGCCGCGGCACTTGCCCACCGTCTGGGGCTGGCGGCCGCCGAGGAGGCAGGCTGA
- a CDS encoding MDR family MFS transporter, whose amino-acid sequence MSRVRHVMASGVRGFPPGFWWLWSSTLVNRLGTFVFPFLTLYLTVERGYSAGGAGLVLSVYGIGATAGALLGGELTDRVGRRTTMAGAQLATAAATAALGLVTQVAAITVLAFAVGAAASVSRPAVSAMITDLVGPADRLRAFSVNYWAINLGFGLSAVAAGFIAQGGYVWLFVGDAVTTLACAIIMWIKLPETRPAAPEPSPTVNRAAKPAAPFAEVLRDARFMGITVLAFVLWIILYQASTSLPVSMADKGLGAHTYGLVIGVNGLLIVLLQMPLTRLVKGHSRRRSLALSAALIGGGFGLTGLAGSAALLYAATVAVWTLGEMIYTPASSAVVADLAPEHSRGRYQGVFGFGSSAATCVAPLVGGLILDHGGSSFLWSACAVLGAAVALAFLLLLPRQRLTDADGAVRETVRKAKAADRGSADKEKTPLA is encoded by the coding sequence TTGTCTCGCGTTCGACACGTCATGGCCAGTGGTGTGCGGGGTTTTCCTCCGGGGTTCTGGTGGCTGTGGTCGAGCACCCTCGTCAATCGGCTGGGCACCTTCGTCTTTCCGTTCCTGACGCTCTACCTGACCGTGGAGCGCGGATACTCGGCCGGCGGGGCCGGCCTGGTGCTGTCGGTCTACGGCATCGGCGCGACGGCGGGAGCCCTCCTGGGCGGCGAGCTGACCGACAGGGTCGGCCGCCGCACCACGATGGCCGGTGCGCAGCTCGCCACCGCCGCAGCCACCGCGGCCCTCGGCCTGGTGACCCAGGTCGCCGCGATCACCGTGCTGGCGTTCGCCGTGGGAGCGGCGGCGAGTGTCTCGCGTCCCGCCGTATCCGCGATGATCACGGATCTGGTCGGGCCGGCCGACCGGTTGAGGGCGTTCTCCGTCAACTACTGGGCGATCAACCTCGGCTTCGGACTGTCCGCGGTGGCGGCGGGCTTCATCGCACAGGGCGGTTACGTCTGGCTGTTCGTCGGAGACGCGGTCACCACCCTGGCGTGCGCGATCATCATGTGGATCAAGCTGCCCGAGACGCGGCCCGCCGCCCCCGAACCCTCGCCGACGGTCAACCGGGCGGCGAAGCCGGCGGCGCCCTTCGCCGAGGTCCTCCGAGACGCGCGCTTCATGGGAATCACCGTGCTCGCGTTCGTTCTGTGGATCATCCTCTACCAGGCCTCCACCTCCCTTCCGGTCTCCATGGCGGACAAGGGCCTGGGAGCACACACGTACGGACTTGTCATCGGAGTCAACGGTCTGCTGATCGTGCTCCTTCAGATGCCCCTGACGCGCCTCGTGAAAGGCCACAGCAGGAGGCGTTCGCTCGCTCTCAGTGCGGCGCTGATCGGCGGCGGGTTCGGCCTGACGGGCCTCGCCGGGAGCGCGGCCCTCCTGTACGCGGCAACGGTGGCGGTATGGACGCTGGGTGAGATGATCTACACCCCGGCGTCCTCCGCGGTCGTCGCCGATCTCGCCCCGGAACACTCGCGCGGGCGCTACCAGGGAGTGTTCGGCTTCGGCTCCTCGGCCGCCACCTGCGTCGCGCCCCTGGTCGGCGGACTGATCCTTGACCATGGCGGATCCTCGTTCCTGTGGAGCGCGTGTGCCGTCCTCGGCGCGGCCGTCGCCCTGGCCTTCCTGCTGCTCCTGCCGCGACAACGCCTAACCGACGCCGACGGCGCGGTCCGGGAGACCGTACGGAAAGCGAAAGCAGCGGATAGGGGCAGCGCCGACAAAGAGAAAACCCCCTTGGCGTAA
- a CDS encoding oxidoreductase, with protein sequence MTTQVALITGASSGIGAEVARKLKAKGYTVYGVARRADRLADLDKDGVRTFEMDVTDDASITAGVKRVLAESGRIDVLVNSAGYGLLGSVEETSVDDGRHMFEVNVFGAMRLTQLVVPHMREQRSGRIVNVSSIGGKIYSSLTAYYNGSKHALEVMSDCLRIELGQFGIDVVVVEPGGVRTEWPEIAAAHVEKNSGQGPYAHQARAVAEGLRLSETGSRLYVPAGVVADAIVKAATTRKPKTRYPVGYGAKAIITLRRLLSDRAYDSMALRASRGSRT encoded by the coding sequence ATGACTACACAGGTAGCGCTGATCACAGGTGCCTCCTCCGGCATCGGCGCCGAGGTGGCACGCAAGCTCAAGGCGAAGGGCTACACCGTCTACGGCGTGGCCCGGCGCGCGGACCGGCTCGCCGACCTCGACAAGGACGGAGTCCGGACGTTCGAGATGGACGTCACCGACGACGCCTCGATCACCGCGGGCGTCAAGCGCGTCCTCGCCGAATCCGGGCGCATCGACGTGCTGGTCAACAGCGCGGGCTACGGCCTGCTCGGCTCGGTCGAGGAGACCTCGGTCGACGACGGGCGCCACATGTTCGAGGTCAACGTCTTCGGCGCGATGCGCCTGACCCAACTCGTGGTCCCCCACATGCGGGAGCAGCGCTCCGGCAGGATCGTCAACGTCAGCTCGATCGGCGGGAAGATCTACAGCTCCCTGACCGCCTACTACAACGGCAGCAAGCACGCCCTGGAGGTGATGAGCGACTGCCTGCGCATCGAGCTCGGACAGTTCGGCATCGACGTCGTCGTCGTGGAGCCGGGGGGCGTCCGGACCGAGTGGCCCGAGATCGCCGCCGCGCACGTCGAGAAGAACTCGGGCCAGGGCCCCTACGCCCACCAGGCCCGCGCGGTCGCCGAAGGGCTGCGGCTCTCCGAGACCGGAAGCCGGCTCTACGTCCCGGCCGGGGTCGTGGCCGACGCCATCGTCAAGGCGGCGACCACCAGGAAGCCCAAGACGCGCTACCCCGTCGGCTACGGCGCCAAGGCGATCATCACACTCCGCCGGCTGCTCTCCGACCGCGCCTACGACTCCATGGCCCTGCGGGCCTCCCGCGGCTCCCGAACCTGA
- a CDS encoding TetR family transcriptional regulator codes for METPRQRARSGEDKARRRHDLLNAAYEIAARTSVRELMLSQVTAAVGLDPSALRRYFSSREELLLELAETRGLAWAERLCAELGDGRRRTREELAHSLTSTLAADPVLCDLLTHVPLSLEGGVDIERARSFKTKAFEAHHTMSRALADASDELGVMEARTVLAAATALAGNLWQLSHPTPTLAALYEQVPEWGHVALHFGPTLEYILGVVLLGLTAPGHPEPPDWSMLEST; via the coding sequence ATGGAGACACCGCGACAACGAGCGAGATCCGGGGAGGACAAGGCCCGGCGCCGTCATGACCTGCTGAACGCGGCCTACGAGATCGCCGCGCGTACGAGCGTGCGCGAGCTGATGCTGTCGCAGGTCACCGCGGCGGTCGGACTGGACCCGTCAGCGCTGCGGCGCTACTTCAGCTCCCGGGAGGAGCTGCTGCTCGAACTCGCGGAGACCAGGGGCCTCGCGTGGGCCGAGCGGCTGTGCGCCGAGCTGGGCGACGGACGGCGGCGCACCCGGGAGGAGTTGGCGCACAGCCTCACCTCGACGCTGGCGGCGGACCCGGTCCTGTGCGACCTCCTCACGCACGTCCCGCTCAGCCTCGAAGGCGGCGTCGACATCGAGCGCGCCCGGAGCTTCAAGACGAAGGCGTTCGAGGCCCACCACACGATGAGCCGGGCACTCGCGGACGCGTCGGACGAGCTGGGCGTGATGGAGGCCCGTACCGTACTGGCCGCGGCCACGGCGCTGGCGGGCAACCTCTGGCAACTGTCCCACCCCACGCCGACCCTGGCCGCCCTGTACGAGCAGGTCCCCGAATGGGGGCACGTCGCCCTCCACTTCGGACCGACGCTCGAATACATCCTGGGCGTCGTGCTGCTCGGGCTCACCGCTCCCGGCCACCCCGAACCACCGGACTGGAGCATGCTCGAGTCGACCTGA
- a CDS encoding alpha/beta fold hydrolase, producing MRVFVHGVPETPVVWDALRESLGGDSVALALPGFGTALPAGFTPTKDAYASWLADELKSFQEPVDLVGHDWGALLTLRVATAGDVPLRSWACDGGSVFHPDFTWNYAWATTLITPGAGEEMLLRRRHSTPQEAGALQVGQGVPEKAAARMFAGHDETMSRCILGLYRSAVPNVSADWGAQAHTPTPAPGMILLPTRDQVDDARLSRQVADRLGARFEVLDGLTHWWMYDHTGRTTSALERFWSAVGQAG from the coding sequence ATGCGGGTGTTCGTCCACGGGGTCCCGGAGACCCCCGTCGTCTGGGATGCCCTGCGGGAGAGCCTGGGCGGCGACTCCGTGGCGCTCGCGCTGCCCGGGTTCGGCACCGCCCTGCCCGCGGGTTTCACCCCGACCAAGGACGCGTACGCCTCCTGGCTGGCGGACGAGCTGAAGAGCTTCCAGGAGCCCGTCGACCTCGTCGGGCACGACTGGGGCGCGCTGCTCACCCTGCGCGTCGCCACCGCCGGCGACGTACCGCTGAGGAGCTGGGCCTGTGACGGGGGAAGCGTGTTCCATCCGGACTTCACCTGGAACTACGCCTGGGCGACCACGCTGATCACCCCCGGCGCGGGCGAGGAGATGCTGCTGCGCAGGCGGCACTCCACCCCCCAGGAGGCGGGGGCTCTCCAGGTCGGCCAGGGAGTCCCCGAGAAGGCGGCCGCGCGGATGTTCGCCGGCCACGACGAGACCATGAGCCGCTGCATCCTCGGGCTCTACCGTTCGGCCGTACCCAACGTCTCCGCCGACTGGGGGGCCCAGGCGCACACCCCGACGCCGGCCCCCGGAATGATCCTCCTGCCCACCCGCGACCAGGTCGACGACGCGAGGCTCTCCCGCCAGGTGGCGGACCGGCTCGGCGCGCGCTTCGAGGTGCTCGACGGACTCACCCACTGGTGGATGTACGACCACACGGGAAGGACCACGTCCGCGCTCGAACGGTTCTGGAGCGCGGTCGGACAGGCCGGGTGA